From a region of the Caldalkalibacillus thermarum genome:
- a CDS encoding valine--tRNA ligase, whose product MSNETGLSMPTKYDPQQTEGKWYQFWLEHGFFKPSEDPQKEPFTIVIPPPNVTGRLHLGHAWDGTLQDIIIRIKRMQGYDALWLPGMDHAGIATQARVEAKLKEEGKTRYDLGREAFVEQVWKWKEEYASVIREQWAKLGLSLDYSRERFTLDEGLSKAVREVFVRLYEKGLIYRGKYIINWDPETRTALSDIEVEYKEVKGHLYHLRYPLVDGSGYIEVATTRPETMLGDTAVAVHPEDERYQHLIGKRVKLPIVGREIPIIADEYVDPEFGSGAVKITPAHDLNDFEVGQRHQLEQILVMDESGRMNENAGPYQGLDRFECRKQIVKDLQDQGVLFKIEDHVHSVGHSQRSGAVVEPYLSTQWFVKMKPLAEQAIRLQHKEETKVNFVPERFEKIYLHWIENVRDWCISRQLWWGHRIPAWYTPDGEVIVARTEEEAKKIAQEKYGTTDITQDEDVLDTWFSSGLWPFSTMGWPDETADMKRYYPTDCLVTGYDIIYFWVARMIFTALEFTKARPFKDVLIHGLIRDAQGRKMSKSLGNGVDPMDVIEKHGADALRFMLATGSSPGHDLRFHWEKVEAARNFANKIWNASRFALMNLQDFDGEQVDLGGELSAPNRWILHRLNHTVREVTKLADQYEFGEAGRLLYHFIWDELCDWYIEMAKIPLYGDDTGAKRETQAVLAYTLDQTLRLLHPFMPFITEEIWQHLPHSGPSITVASWPEARDEFDHPETEKEMNLIMDVIRAVRNIRAEVNVPLSKAVNILIKPSSPVHEQFVQRNKEIIARLTNPHELKISTSLEAPEQAMSSVVNGAEVYLPLAGLIDIEQELARLAKEKEKLESEVARAEKKLSNPGFVEKAPRHVVEAEREKLKSYQEQLQQVTERIRELQKMA is encoded by the coding sequence ATGAGCAACGAAACAGGGCTGTCCATGCCCACCAAATATGACCCTCAACAGACCGAGGGCAAATGGTATCAATTCTGGCTGGAACACGGGTTTTTCAAGCCCAGTGAGGACCCGCAAAAAGAGCCGTTTACCATAGTCATCCCGCCGCCCAATGTAACCGGCCGCCTGCATCTGGGCCATGCCTGGGATGGCACGCTGCAAGATATCATTATCCGCATCAAGCGCATGCAGGGCTATGATGCGCTGTGGCTGCCCGGGATGGACCATGCCGGCATTGCCACCCAGGCCCGGGTGGAAGCCAAATTGAAAGAAGAGGGCAAAACCCGCTATGATTTGGGGCGGGAAGCTTTTGTTGAACAAGTGTGGAAATGGAAAGAAGAGTATGCCTCCGTCATCCGTGAACAATGGGCCAAGCTCGGTTTGTCCCTGGATTACTCCCGGGAGCGGTTTACCCTGGATGAAGGTTTGTCCAAGGCCGTGCGGGAAGTGTTTGTCCGCCTGTATGAAAAAGGGTTGATCTACCGGGGCAAATATATCATTAACTGGGACCCGGAGACCCGCACTGCCCTGTCTGACATAGAAGTCGAATACAAAGAAGTGAAAGGGCACCTGTATCATTTGCGCTATCCGCTCGTGGATGGCAGCGGCTATATTGAAGTGGCCACCACCCGTCCGGAGACGATGCTGGGGGATACCGCTGTGGCCGTTCATCCTGAAGATGAGCGTTACCAGCATCTGATTGGCAAAAGGGTCAAGCTGCCCATCGTCGGCCGGGAGATCCCCATTATTGCCGATGAGTACGTCGATCCGGAATTTGGCAGCGGTGCGGTGAAAATTACCCCGGCCCATGACCTCAATGACTTTGAAGTTGGCCAGCGCCATCAACTGGAGCAGATTCTGGTCATGGATGAAAGCGGCCGCATGAATGAAAATGCAGGCCCCTATCAAGGGTTGGACCGTTTTGAGTGCCGCAAGCAAATTGTCAAAGATCTTCAAGATCAGGGCGTGCTGTTCAAAATTGAAGACCATGTGCACAGCGTGGGGCACAGCCAGCGCAGCGGGGCTGTGGTCGAGCCGTACCTTTCCACCCAGTGGTTTGTCAAAATGAAGCCGCTGGCTGAACAGGCGATCCGTCTGCAACACAAAGAGGAGACCAAGGTCAACTTTGTCCCGGAGCGCTTTGAAAAGATTTATTTACACTGGATTGAGAATGTGCGTGACTGGTGCATTTCCCGTCAGCTGTGGTGGGGGCACCGCATCCCGGCCTGGTACACACCGGACGGCGAGGTGATTGTGGCCCGCACGGAGGAGGAAGCGAAAAAGATCGCCCAGGAAAAATACGGCACAACAGACATTACCCAAGATGAAGATGTGCTGGACACCTGGTTCAGCTCCGGCTTGTGGCCTTTCTCCACCATGGGCTGGCCGGATGAGACCGCGGATATGAAGCGTTACTATCCCACCGACTGCCTGGTGACAGGTTACGACATTATCTACTTCTGGGTGGCCCGCATGATCTTTACCGCCTTGGAGTTTACGAAGGCCCGCCCCTTTAAAGACGTCCTGATTCATGGCCTGATCCGTGATGCCCAGGGACGCAAAATGTCCAAATCGCTGGGCAACGGGGTCGACCCAATGGATGTGATTGAAAAACATGGGGCTGATGCTTTGCGCTTTATGCTTGCCACCGGCAGTTCACCGGGACATGATTTGCGCTTCCATTGGGAGAAAGTGGAGGCGGCCCGCAACTTTGCCAACAAAATCTGGAACGCTTCCCGCTTTGCTTTGATGAACCTGCAGGACTTTGACGGGGAGCAGGTGGATCTTGGCGGCGAGCTGTCTGCACCCAACCGCTGGATTTTGCACCGTCTCAACCACACCGTGCGCGAAGTGACCAAGCTGGCTGACCAGTATGAGTTTGGTGAGGCAGGACGTCTGTTGTATCATTTCATCTGGGATGAGTTGTGTGACTGGTATATCGAGATGGCCAAGATTCCGCTGTATGGTGATGATACAGGCGCCAAGCGGGAAACCCAGGCTGTCCTGGCCTATACCCTGGATCAGACCTTACGTCTGTTACATCCGTTTATGCCCTTTATTACCGAGGAAATATGGCAGCATCTGCCCCACAGCGGCCCAAGCATTACGGTAGCCAGCTGGCCTGAAGCCAGAGACGAGTTTGACCATCCTGAAACGGAAAAAGAGATGAACCTGATCATGGATGTGATCCGGGCCGTGCGCAACATTCGCGCAGAGGTGAATGTGCCTCTGAGTAAAGCAGTGAATATCCTGATCAAACCGTCCTCTCCGGTTCATGAACAATTTGTGCAGCGGAATAAGGAGATTATTGCCCGCTTGACCAATCCGCATGAATTGAAGATCAGCACGTCCCTGGAGGCCCCTGAACAAGCCATGTCTTCCGTCGTGAACGGGGCTGAAGTGTATCTGCCTTTGGCCGGCTTGATCGATATTGAGCAAGAGTTAGCCCGCCTGGCTAAAGAAAAAGAAAAACTGGAGTCCGAAGTGGCCCGGGCCGAGAAGAAGTTATCCAACCCAGGCTTTGTAGAGAAGGCGCCGCGACACGTTGTGGAAGCTGAACGGGAAAAACTGAAGAGTTATCAGGAACAGTTGCAACAGGTGACAGAGCGGATCAGAGAGTTGCAAAAAATGGCTTAA
- a CDS encoding LysM peptidoglycan-binding domain-containing protein, producing the protein MSFDRGSGVQFHLEETVWLNNRADATEIVSLDLEPDVEVLEQDQLVNIKGYLVLTGRFRNTPEELDLESSSLQEQLKFQDLHVEQKEIDPIDLGRIEKRFPLDITVPSSKVENLDDVYISIDQFDYSLQNGNCLVIEADISLLGVENGLKVDNTSRQQHPFGEQASAFGQSDRREPEEEVDEAASRKEDVNETDNRKEDVNETDNRKEDVDETDSRKGEDSWQAKEEAHAFQQTGFSFEVSASQADDKSTTRQAAGEEDLLVQPEKGPTESLEKGSTEPLADVQASSRAEEQEQPTGQPPVDKGQEDGLEIQSEQLKMEPEPQDETRPNDNQEPLDEQESLAEQSQGSTGQGDEDRQEEADQKAAEAAAPSRLETTIRPKPETNGAEDQTEDQGESVGESVSAAETAAPEQEAQRPAEKVGSFISKLMSGKEEEPVKRTKLKMCIVQRHETLDQIAERYKVTADEIIRFNRLQTGQVNAGDVIYIPITAQQQ; encoded by the coding sequence ATGTCTTTCGATCGTGGATCTGGAGTCCAGTTTCATTTGGAAGAGACAGTTTGGCTGAACAACCGGGCCGATGCAACGGAGATTGTCAGCCTGGATCTGGAACCTGATGTGGAAGTATTGGAACAAGATCAGCTGGTCAACATTAAGGGTTACCTTGTCTTAACGGGCCGCTTCCGAAATACGCCTGAAGAGTTGGATCTGGAAAGCAGTTCGCTCCAAGAGCAGTTAAAGTTTCAGGACTTGCATGTTGAACAAAAAGAAATTGATCCGATTGACTTGGGGAGAATTGAGAAGCGTTTTCCCCTTGATATTACGGTTCCCTCAAGTAAAGTGGAAAATTTGGATGATGTCTATATTAGCATTGATCAGTTTGACTATTCGCTTCAAAACGGCAACTGTTTAGTGATTGAGGCGGATATTTCCCTGCTCGGGGTGGAAAACGGCTTAAAAGTGGATAACACCTCCCGTCAACAACATCCATTTGGCGAGCAAGCTTCAGCATTTGGACAATCTGACAGAAGGGAGCCGGAAGAAGAGGTGGATGAAGCGGCCAGCCGGAAAGAAGACGTGAATGAAACGGACAACAGGAAAGAAGACGTGAATGAAACGGACAACAGGAAAGAAGACGTGGATGAAACAGACAGCAGGAAAGGGGAAGACAGCTGGCAAGCAAAAGAGGAAGCCCATGCGTTTCAACAAACGGGGTTCAGTTTTGAAGTCAGTGCCTCCCAGGCCGATGATAAATCGACCACCCGCCAAGCGGCAGGTGAGGAGGACCTTCTTGTTCAGCCAGAAAAGGGTCCCACAGAATCGCTGGAAAAGGGTTCCACAGAACCGCTAGCTGATGTTCAAGCTTCTTCCCGGGCTGAAGAGCAGGAACAACCAACCGGTCAACCGCCTGTTGACAAAGGGCAGGAAGACGGCCTGGAGATCCAGAGTGAACAGCTAAAGATGGAGCCAGAACCACAAGACGAAACCCGGCCAAACGACAATCAAGAACCACTTGACGAACAAGAATCACTTGCAGAACAGTCACAAGGTTCAACCGGTCAAGGGGATGAAGATCGGCAGGAGGAAGCAGACCAGAAAGCGGCCGAAGCCGCTGCGCCCTCCCGTCTGGAGACCACCATTCGGCCTAAGCCTGAAACAAACGGGGCTGAAGACCAGACGGAAGACCAAGGGGAGTCTGTAGGGGAGTCTGTCAGCGCCGCTGAGACGGCAGCACCGGAACAGGAGGCCCAGCGTCCAGCGGAAAAAGTGGGCAGTTTCATTAGCAAGTTGATGTCAGGTAAAGAAGAGGAGCCTGTCAAACGTACCAAGTTGAAAATGTGCATTGTCCAACGCCATGAAACGTTAGACCAGATTGCTGAGCGCTATAAGGTGACAGCAGACGAGATTATCCGCTTTAACCGTTTACAGACCGGCCAAGTGAATGCAGGGGACGTGATCTATATCCCCATCACAGCCCAACAACAATAA